A single genomic interval of Pseudochaenichthys georgianus chromosome 3, fPseGeo1.2, whole genome shotgun sequence harbors:
- the rassf10b gene encoding ras association domain-containing protein 10 isoform X1 has protein sequence MMEPEESKISVWVCREEKLVFGLSKRTTCADVVKVLLEDQNSQHGLSTAACPQSYCIVEKWRGFERILPNKTKIFRLWFAWGEEQGNVQFVLVKSEASLANHGARSAEARVVLSKQSPCGTKGTSRSPMGGIPPEKQRRVVRKAFRKLEKINNKRAQRDASSAEKMETLVHVVISQDHTIRQQVQRITELDSDIDRCEATVHFDRIKRHGVNYVQDTYLVDGAGTKGDRVCSAETLVKFEEYVLNCEEVVRLQEELWEQEALIDIYTVQMQEELNHSWMHRRTVELQSKDTPSPPSSEALTAPENELLLEEDRIRTQLDVSSYIGLRLNTDLEAIRSDLDLTQEICGAREKEMRDLLEKVNTLGIDEGTGSEDGCSSLGTDDKMGMMSKNEWARGLSKSHSVNDDDSDTGLSSLHSQDSDSHPVWESLV, from the coding sequence ATGATGGAGCCGGAGGAGAGTAAGATATCAGTGTGGGTCTGCCGAGAGGAGAAGCTCGTCTTCGGCTTGTCAAAGCGCACAACCTGCGCGGATGTTGTCAAAGTGCTTTTGGAGGACCAGAACTCTCAACACGGCCTCTCCACAGCTGCATGCCCGCAGTCTTACTGCATCGTGGAGAAATGGAGAGGCTTCGAGAGGATTTTACCGAACAAAACCAAGATTTTCCGGCTTTGGTTCGCGTGGGGAGAGGAGCAGGGGAATGTGCAGTTCGTGCTGGTGAAGAGCGAGGCATCTTTGGCGAACCACGGAGCACGGAGCGCAGAGGCGCGCGTGGTGCTCAGCAAACAGAGCCCCTGTGGCACGAAGGGCACCTCGCGGTCTCCCATGGGTGGCATCCCGCCTGAGAAACAGCGTCGGGTCGTCAGGAAAGCGTTCAGAAAGTTAGAGAAGATCAACAACAAGAGGGCGCAGAGAGACGCGTCATCTGCGGAAAAGATGGAAACTTTGGTCCATGTTGTGATTTCTCAGGATCATACGATCCGCCAGCAGGTCCAGAGGATCACTGAGCTGGACTCAGACATCGACAGGTGCGAGGCAACGGTGCATTTTGACAGAATTAAGAGACATGGAGTTAACTATGTGCAGGACACGTATTTAGTGGATGGTGCTgggacaaagggagacagagTGTGTTCAGCTGAGACTCTGGTCAAGTTTGAAGAGTATGTCCTGAATTGTGAGGAGGTGGTGAGACTACAAGAGGAGCTGTGGGAGCAGGAAGCCCTGATAGACATCTACACTGTGCAGATGCAGGAGGAGCTGAACCACAGCTGGATGCACAGGAGGACAGTGGAGCTGCAGAGCAAAGACACACCGTCCCCCCCCAGCTCCGAGGCTCTCACAGCACCAGAGAACGAGCTGCTTTTGGAAGAGGACAGGATCAGAACACAGCTAGATGTGAGTTCATACATTGGTCTGCGCCTCAACACGGATTTAGAAGCTATTAGGAGCGATTTAGATTTGACCCAGGAGATTTGTGGGGCGAGGGAGAAGGAGATGAGGGATTTGCTGGAGAAAGTGAACACTTTGGGCATAGATGAAGGGACGGGCAGTGAGGACGGGTGCAGCAGCCTCGGGACAGATGATAAGATGGGGATGATGAGCAAAAATGAGTGGGCCAGGGGTCTGTCCAAATCTCACAGTGTGAACGACGACGACTCGGACACTGGCTTAAGTTCCCTGCACAGTCAGGACTCAGACAGCCACCCAGTGTGGGAGTCACTGGTTTAG
- the rassf10b gene encoding ras association domain-containing protein 10 isoform X2, whose product MMEPEESKISVWVCREEKLVFGLSKRTTCADVVKVLLEDQNSQHGLSTAACPQSYCIVEKWRGFERILPNKTKIFRLWFAWGEEQGNVQFVLVKSEASLANHGARSAEARVVLSKQSPCGTKGTSRSPMGGIPPEKQRRVVRKAFRKLEKINNKRAQRDASSAEKMETLVHVVISQDHTIRQQVQRITELDSDIDRCEATVHFDRIKRHGVNYVQDTYLVDGAGTKGDRVCSAETLVKFEEYVLNCEEVVRLQEELWEQEALIDIYTVQMQEELNHSWMHRRTVELQSKDTPSPPSSEALTAPENELLLEEDRIRTQLDMRSHRKLSSKGHKRKMMILTLGTES is encoded by the coding sequence ATGATGGAGCCGGAGGAGAGTAAGATATCAGTGTGGGTCTGCCGAGAGGAGAAGCTCGTCTTCGGCTTGTCAAAGCGCACAACCTGCGCGGATGTTGTCAAAGTGCTTTTGGAGGACCAGAACTCTCAACACGGCCTCTCCACAGCTGCATGCCCGCAGTCTTACTGCATCGTGGAGAAATGGAGAGGCTTCGAGAGGATTTTACCGAACAAAACCAAGATTTTCCGGCTTTGGTTCGCGTGGGGAGAGGAGCAGGGGAATGTGCAGTTCGTGCTGGTGAAGAGCGAGGCATCTTTGGCGAACCACGGAGCACGGAGCGCAGAGGCGCGCGTGGTGCTCAGCAAACAGAGCCCCTGTGGCACGAAGGGCACCTCGCGGTCTCCCATGGGTGGCATCCCGCCTGAGAAACAGCGTCGGGTCGTCAGGAAAGCGTTCAGAAAGTTAGAGAAGATCAACAACAAGAGGGCGCAGAGAGACGCGTCATCTGCGGAAAAGATGGAAACTTTGGTCCATGTTGTGATTTCTCAGGATCATACGATCCGCCAGCAGGTCCAGAGGATCACTGAGCTGGACTCAGACATCGACAGGTGCGAGGCAACGGTGCATTTTGACAGAATTAAGAGACATGGAGTTAACTATGTGCAGGACACGTATTTAGTGGATGGTGCTgggacaaagggagacagagTGTGTTCAGCTGAGACTCTGGTCAAGTTTGAAGAGTATGTCCTGAATTGTGAGGAGGTGGTGAGACTACAAGAGGAGCTGTGGGAGCAGGAAGCCCTGATAGACATCTACACTGTGCAGATGCAGGAGGAGCTGAACCACAGCTGGATGCACAGGAGGACAGTGGAGCTGCAGAGCAAAGACACACCGTCCCCCCCCAGCTCCGAGGCTCTCACAGCACCAGAGAACGAGCTGCTTTTGGAAGAGGACAGGATCAGAACACAGCTAGAT
- the tead1b gene encoding transcriptional enhancer factor TEF-1 isoform X5: MVTGSSFVFLPSPSPQVSSHIQVLARRKSREFHSKLKVTNMDQAVKDKALQSMASMSSAQIVSATAIHNKLGLPGLPRPAFPGAGLWQGMISAGQPGSSQDIKPFTQQAYPIQPVTTTISSYEPTSAPAPTAPAWQGRSIGTSKLHLVEFSAFLEQQRDQDPYNKHLFVHIGQTNHSYSDALLESVDIRQIYDKFPEKKGGLKELYGKGPQNSFFLIKFWADLNCNIQDETGSFYGVSSQYESSENMTITCSTKVCSFGKQVVEKVETEYARFENGRFVYRISRSPMCEYMINFIHKLKHLPEKYMMNSVLENFTILLVVTNRDTQETLLCMACVFEVSNSEHGAQHHIYRLVKD, translated from the exons ATGGTTACAGGCTCTTCCTTTGTTTTCCTCCCCTCCCCTTCCCCGCAGGTGTCTAGTCACATTCAGGTTCTTGCCAGAAGGAAATCTCGTGAGTTTCATTCCAAGCTAAAG gTTACAAACATG GACCAAGCCGTGAAGGACAAAGCCCTCCAGAGCATGGCCTCCATGTCCTCGGCTCAGATCGTCTCTGCCACGGCTATTCACAACAAGCTGGGCCTGCCAGGCCTCCCGCGCCCAGCCTTCCCCGGAGCAGGG TTATGGCAGGGTATGATATCAGCTGGTCAACCAGGATCCTCACAAGA TATAAAGCCTTTCACTCAGCAAGCCTATCCCATCCAGCCAGTCACAACAACCATTTCTA GTTACGAGCCCACATCAGCTCCAGCTCCCACAGCACCCGCATGGCAGGGGCGCTCCATCGGTACATCCAAACTCCATCTGGTGGAGTTCTCCGCTTTCCTAGAGCAACAGAGAGACCAAGACCCA TACAACAAGCACCTATTTGTACATATCGGACAGACAAATCATTCCTACAGTGACGCCCTGCTGGAGTCGGTGGACATTCGTCAGATTTATGACAAATTCCCAGAAAAGAAAGGAGGACTGAAGGAGCTGTACGGAAAAGGTCCTCAGAATTCCTTCTTCCTAATAAAATTCTGG GCTGACCTGAACTGCAACATTCAGGATGAAACCGGATCTTTCTACGGAGTCTCGAGTCAGTACGAGAGCTCGGAGAACATGACCATAACGTGTTCAACAAAGGTCTGCTCTTTTGGAAAGCAGGTGGTTGAGAAAGTAGAG ACTGAATATGCGCGGTTTGAGAACGGACGTTTTGTGTACCGGATAAGCCGGTCTCCCATGTGTGAATACATGATCAACTTCATCCATAAACTGAAACATCTGCCAGAGAAATATATGATGAACAGCGTGCTGGAGAACTTCACTATCTTATTG GTGGTGACGAACAGGGACACCCAGGAGACGCTGCTCTGCATGGCGTGTGTGTTTGAAGTTTCAAACAGCGAGCACGGCGCCCAGCATCACATCTACAGACTGGTAAAGGATTGA